One segment of Triticum aestivum cultivar Chinese Spring chromosome 2A, IWGSC CS RefSeq v2.1, whole genome shotgun sequence DNA contains the following:
- the LOC123184688 gene encoding ABSCISIC ACID-INSENSITIVE 5-like protein 3, which translates to MGVQTMSSLGGGGGGGGGGGALSRQGSVYGLTLNEVESHLGEPLRSMNLEDLLRTVLPADDAEPRGTGTGKKTVDEVWRDIESAGRGRQPTVGEMTLEDFLSRAGVPVGGGGCAGAHWLHQYHPPQQYVTRPLPRPLGVGAGPVLDAVYQGGFLSQAGGRKRGAAVVGGDGVVEKTVERRQKRMIKNRESAARSRARKQAYTNELENKISRLEEEIEHLKELKKLEPVMQFLPQQEAGERQQQLRRHAVLYMPQPEAEPKQHRHQLRRINSASF; encoded by the exons ATGGGAGTTCAGACAATGTcgtccctcggcggcggcggcggcgggggcggcgggggaggGGCCCTGTCCCGGCAGGGGTCGGTCTACGGCCTCACGCTCAACGAGGTGGAGAGCCACCTGGGCGAGCCGCTGCGGAGCATGAACCTGGAGGACCTCCTGCGCACGGTGCTCCCCGCCGACGACGCGGAGCCGCGCGGAACCGGGACGGGCAAGAAGACGGTGGACGAGGTGTGGCGCGACATCGAGAGCGCCGGCCGCGGCCGGCAGCCGACGGTGGGCGAGATGACGCTGGAGGACTTCCTCTCGCGCGCCGGCGTGCCCGTCGGCGGCGGGGGCTGCGCCGGCGCGCATTGGCTGCACCAGTACCACCCGCCGCAGCAGTACGTGACCCGGCCCCTGCCGCGGCCCCTCGGCGTGGGCGCCGGCCCCGTGCTGGACGCCGTGTACCAGGGCGGGTTCCTCTCGCAGGCCGGCGGGCGGAAGCGCGGCGCCGCGGTCGTGGGCGGGGACGGCGTCGTGGAGAAGACGGTGGAGCGGCGGCAGAAGCGGATGATCAAGAACCGCGAGTCGGCGGCGAGGTCCCGGGCCAGGAAGCAG GCCTACACGAACGAGCTGGAGAACAAGATCTCGCGGCTGGAGGAGGAGATCGAGCATCTGAAGGAGCTCAAG AAGCTGGAACCGGTGATGCAGTTCCTGCCGCAGCAGGAGGCGGGGGAGAGGCAGCAGCAGCTCCGGCGGCACGCGGTGCTCTACATGCCCCAGCCGGAGGCGGAGCCGAAGCAGCACCGGCACCAGCTCCGGCGGATCAACTCGGCCTCCTTCTGA